In Oryza sativa Japonica Group chromosome 1, ASM3414082v1, the genomic stretch TTTTTATAATTACTACTGTGATGCTAGTTTCTACTCCCCCCCTCAGTGCAATGCAATTCTGTAGATCCACTTGTGGCACCATAGCAAGTTCATAATCTGTTCATGCAACGATAACTCTTCCTCTGTACATTCTGTAATTACATTGATAACTTGTTCTTTCATACCCCATGATTTCATGCTGTCATTCCATTTGCTGTTTGTTTTCTGAACAGCTTGCTGCCATCAGTGAAGAAAGGGATAGATTAAGAAAGGACCATGCTGTGTCGAAATCTAGGGATGGAGATGATGCATCATCCAaggtttgtgatttttttaataaaattgacAGTTTTGTGCCTTTATCATTCTTAATGGAATGCACAATATTTCTTGTGAGGTGACAATCCAGAATATGGAATCGGATCTATCTCGAATGGAAAAGGTAGTAACAGAACTGGAGAGCACTATACGTGACCAGAGAGAACTAATTAGTCAACAGCACACTGAGCTCAATTTGATGAATGAAAAATTGAGCATTGAATCAAGAAAAGCAAAATCATTGGAGCGAGATGGAGATCAACTACGCTCACAGGTGGCTTTACTTGAGTCAAAGGTAAGGGTTAAGATGAACTATTGAAATGGTATCTACATATGCTCATTCTGTTGTTTAGAGTAGTTTCATTTCGAAAAGGCACCCTTACATCTCATGTTTATCATGGTCCCATTTTCTTCATATTGCTTATATCTGTCTGGAACATCATAAGTTTGGATTAATTGTTCCAGTCCGGGCAacctttatttatttgtttatttgtaAGCAAACTATCAAGAATTTGGCTCCATTTATAGAGTGTACTGAGAAATGAAGCTTTATTCCTTTTAGTAAGGTAGCATGTCTATCTATCTTCTCTCATGAGCTGGTGTGAGGCTGTGAGGTACTGGACAGGGATGCTTCTCCTGCTTCTGTGAGAAAGCATGATTGggaccattattttttttcagcttCAAATGAAGCTTGGCTGAATGTTTTTGTGCTTAATTTCTGTTGTGTTTGTTGTATGTTGAGAGTTACCGTTTGCTGCTGGTGCAGTGATATATTGTTGGAGTCTCAAGTGAATGAATCTTCTTTTTTCAATAGAGTTGTTTTTCACAGTTGTCAGAAATGCCACTGTAAACAATACTAACTTAGCTGTTGATTAAAACCATGTTTGTACCTTGAATGTTCTTGTTATGTTTGACAGCTGGGCCATGGAGATTACTCTGCCTCTAGCACAAAAGTACTGCGTATGGTAAATACTCTTGCAGTGGACAATGAAGCAAAGCAGACTATAGAGGCATTGCAAGCTGAATTGAAGAAAACGAAAGAGAGGCTACAAGCAGTTGAAGAACTAAAAGGACAAGCTGGTGAGTGGTTTTATTCATCTTTTCGTCCTTGTGACAGTGTCCACATTTTTTGTTGGAACCGTGTGATAGAGTTACTACCTAAAGGATTGTAGGCTGTAGCATTCATTAATCAGTTGTCACCTACtcagtttttttaattattcaACAATATCTgataactcttttttttctagtcattGCTCCATAGTCTAGCAAGATGTGAGAATCCTCAGATCTTCAACGCTTcatcaaactttaaatagaatATTTATTTTACTGCAGATGTTGGAACTGTGGTTGATGTGAATATTGCTGAAAAGCTAGCACAGCTTAAAAATCAAATTGCAACCCTAGAGAAACGTGAAGAAAGGTACCCACTTTGTTATCTGTATGTTATAAGCTTCTGTTCATACTGATTTGTTAGAAAATGACCTTACAGTTTGTTTGAAACAGATATAAGGCAGTATTTGCAGAGAGGATCTCAGTTTTCCGAAAGGCTTGCTGCTCGCTCTTTGGTTATAAGGTATTATTAATATGACACAACCCATATTACACAGTGGATCAACCCTATCTATCTATTACTGCTATTTGTGCATTCtccacctctttttttttagagatgAGGGATTCATGTTAGCATCTTGCGAATCTTACATAGTGAATCTGTATGCATTAGTATGCCAAGTCAGTGTTTTGGGATTTCATCCAATGTGAACCTCTTGAACCCAAATTAAAATTGACTCTCGATCCTGGTGTTTGAAGCTAAGGATGAAAGAGTACATCAGTATTTGTGTTGTGGAGTGTGGACATGGTTAGTTTGATACTTCTCAATCATGCTGTCTTTtggtttgaaaattttgattgcCTTCGATTGTTGCATTGGTCATGCCTATTTCAGATAACCGTGCTCATCATTTTCTAGCTTCAACATTtcgtttgattttttctcaTGCCTTTATGTTTGATGTCAATACTATTTGACGTAACCTTTTCAATTTTATGGTTTTAGATAGTGATGAATGATCAGCAACAGTCAAATGGGATCCCTGTAACACGTTTTATTCTGCATTCTGTTTACGCCCAAAGTGATGATGAGAAGCTTGAGTTTGACTACGAATCTGGAAGCACCAATATTGTGGTAGGATTATTACCTTGCTGAAATTATCATTCCTATAATTTAACAGGGCATTATTTGATGTTATTAATGTATATACAGGTCAATGACTACACTTCTCAACATGAAATTGCTCAGCAGGTATTCAGCGTATTGGTTGCATTTGActgtatttcttttttctgatgCATGGATGAAATAACTAAAAAGTAATGTTACAGATGTGTATAGGAGGAAAGTGTGGAAACATCGTTATTTATTCTTGTCTAATATGACTATTTATTTATGTCCTCTAGTTTTGCATCTAGGTTGTATGCTGCACAAATGAATAGTCTGGTTGGTGTCTTAGTGAATTGCGTTAGGATGCAATAGATAAATCCCAGTGGCTAGATAGGTGTACATTTACTTAACACATCACATTTCATTTAAGGCATATCTCTTGGGGTGCTCAGGAACCAGCAACCAAGATGTTTCTAATGAGAATGCTGTACACATTTTCTAGACATCAGATTGTTTGAAGTTGGAACAAACATTTGATCTGGACACCCATACCATGATGGTCTTACAACAGCAAATTACAGAACTGTTTTTAAATCTTGTGTTGGGCCACTTGGTTTTACTGCTTCTGATGATGCAACTATACATTTTCAGGTAGATATTTTCATACGAAAGATGAATTCTATCCCGGCCTTCACAGCTAACCTGACAATGGAATCCTTCAACAAAAGAAGTATCTGTTGAAGATAAAAGTTCAGTGAGAATTCATATTGTTGGATTTTGTGAGTATGCTTTCTTCGAGTCACCGAAGATTGGAAAATGTATTTCATTTTGGAAACACTCTGGGCTCATGTCTTTCCGATGCATTATCACAGCTTCTCGTAGTAACTGGAGATGTCCAAATTGTTATGTTGTGGCAGCCCTGGACCGTGGTCGAGCAAGCTCCTAGATATAGCAAGGTTCCCCCCACCCTTTTTCATATATACTAAGGTGCAATTGATATACCTTGTGGTTTTTTATATGTTTTAACGATTTGTTCAAATGTCAAAAGCTGAGGAGCACGGCGTGTTACTAATTGGACATGAGTAGAGAGTTGATGCCGGGCTGTCACATACTCACATGGATTCACCTCTGTTATGATTTTTGACAAAGTATATATGAATGCGAGCGTTACTTGTACTGTGGCCTGGACTGAAGCATGAGCTTTTGTAAACTGTAGCGAACTATCATATGTAACTGAGCCATGTGAATTGTTAATTACCGCAAACCAGAATTGGTTTTCTTAACATGCTATCATCATAACGTAATGCACGCAACGCGTAGATCCCAGCCGAAAGCAGTTAACTTAACTTTACCCCGTTCCCCTGCATTTTCTGGGCTACACCGATCCATTCCCCTGCATTTTCGGGGCTACACCGATCCATGATTGGTACATAGTACGCCGGTGAATCCGACGTACAATCAGCACACGTAAATTCGTTGTCATGCATGGATGAACTCTCCCAGGTCAGGTCCCATGTCTCACACGCTCAGCATGAGGCGCCTCACACGAAATGGCCGCCCCAAACCGAACCGAACCCCGCGCGGTGCAGGCGCAGGTGGCCGCGGCTGGCAGATAACCAGCGCGTTTCGCTCGCGCGCCGGCACATAAATCGCGTCGGCCTCCGGCTGCCCGAGAGCCGTACGTACTACAGAAATACAAGTGCTAACTTAGCTTATTAGCGGATAATCCCcccagcgagcgagcgagcgaggctGCTGCTGCGAAATGATGGTTTGTGATTTATCCTGTCAATTGGTTAAGTTGTTGTGTTTAGTTATTTTTGGGTGAAATACCGTATGGATCAGTGGCTAAAGTGAATTTCTTGTAGACACTGTCGACGTCGGAGCGGCAGCCGCAGCCGGAGAAGAAGCCGCCACGGACGAGGCCGCCGCTGCCAGGCAAGGCCGTGGCCGCGCTGTGCGTGGCGAGCTTTGTCGTGGGCTTGCTGCTCAGCGGCCGGGTGGTGGTGCCGTTGCTACCTCcgggctcgtcgtcgccggcgagcaacTACAAGACGTCCTTCTCTACTGGCTGCGAGAACAAACGCGCTGTAAGTTGCATATACACAGAGTCCAAACTGATCTCTAATTTCAAACGGTTGCATGCATGACAACTGAGCTTGCACGTACAcaccctacttttttttttttttggaatcccCAATTGACACCCTATATATTTTTTGTGTCCTGGTCGGCTGATCCAACTCTGGAAAATCTCTCAGAAGCTAGGCGAGAGCAATCCAACGGACATCATGAACGAGGTGTCCAGGACTCACCACGCAATCCAGTAAGCATTTTCCTTCGATCAAAGCGAATCATAACGTACGTATCTCATGCGAGCCCAATGGTGATCGAACTGTGCGAGCTCCCTCCGGCCTATAGGTCCCTGGACAAGGCGGTGTCTTCTCTGGAGATGGAGCTCGCCGTGGAGCGCGCTcggagcagcgccgccgtcggcgccggcacGGCCGTCTCATCCCTGGGCCCACAGAAGGCCTTCGTCGTGATCGGCATCAACACCGCCTTCAGCAGCAAGAAGCGCCGCGACTCCCTCCGCGACACCTGGGTCCCTAGAGGTCACAAAAACTTACAACAATTTTTCAGTGATTCccaaaatgcattttttttattttaaaaaaagagattaGGAGGAGAAACGTcactcaaaatatttttttaagaaaaaattatgAGCTGCTGAGGATTAAATACGGAATCTCGAAATTGAAATAATACATCCTCTCATCACTGCACTATCAGGTGCATCTCCCAAAATGTTTTGTTTTGGGGAACCAGTTCCAAGTATCGATGTGTATGGTTGTGCAGGGGATAAGCTGAGGAggctggagaaggagaaggggatCGTGATCCGGTTCGTGATCGggcggagcggcgcggcggcggcgggcgacgggccGCTGGACCGCGCGGTGGACGCGGAGGACGCCGAGAACAAGGACTTCCTGCGGCTGGATCACGTGGAGGGCTACCACGAGCTGTCCTCCAAGACCAGGGTCTACttcaccaccgccgtcgccacctgGGACGCCGACTTCTACGTCaaggtcgacgacgacgtccaCGTCAACCTCGGTAATGCACCATGCAAACACAAATTAATACACCATTATTCATGCTCGAATAAATAATAATCTCGATCTTGTTCGTGAATGAATGAACAAATTTTCGTTGCAGGGATGCTGACGAGCAGGCTGGCCAAGTACAGGACACGACCGAGGGTGTACGTCGGCTGCATGAAGTCCGGACCTGTTCT encodes the following:
- the LOC4325085 gene encoding mitotic spindle checkpoint protein MAD1, whose translation is MILRTPPQRKRRADSDVDAAAATATTRSPVSDRRLVLYDRPTALVPAGVPGEPMDDMVCTYHCRQMVKSEFMVALDTAEKQVQEYRATLDDMEERLSKSEDERATCQDKLNYVEQELAATKGRESAMQERLLKEVGDFQERYCDQIKKIGELETQLKKEIDSRIAAESSSASAKESVKELEGNLQRLSENSEREKKALKKKLSYLQDDTKLSISKLNAELERMRLRALNSEDEAKLLNEQLEDLKKQLDESVRENNEMEHRLLNCSSLSYERTPSDDQKLIKLLQEELRNYEKEVDEARRLKSSHTNVELLKEKILEEQGCRERAEMELSKLQEIEAKAQKLELELASCTALLSNIPDVSSFGDIPQKIADLQKQALTNLNKVGEVTSQLKELKVALEFADLSKQRAEGEATLAKERAESATREIKRLELLLAAISEERDRLRKDHAVSKSRDGDDASSKNMESDLSRMEKVVTELESTIRDQRELISQQHTELNLMNEKLSIESRKAKSLERDGDQLRSQVALLESKLGHGDYSASSTKVLRMVNTLAVDNEAKQTIEALQAELKKTKERLQAVEELKGQADVGTVVDVNIAEKLAQLKNQIATLEKREERYKAVFAERISVFRKACCSLFGYKIVMNDQQQSNGIPVTRFILHSVYAQSDDEKLEFDYESGSTNIVVNDYTSQHEIAQQVDIFIRKMNSIPAFTANLTMESFNKRSQTLSTSERQPQPEKKPPRTRPPLPGKAVAALCVASFVVGLLLSGRVVVPLLPPGSSSPASNYKTSFSTGCENKRAKLGESNPTDIMNEVSRTHHAIQSLDKAVSSLEMELAVERARSSAAVGAGTAVSSLGPQKAFVVIGINTAFSSKKRRDSLRDTWVPRGDKLRRLEKEKGIVIRFVIGRSGAAAAGDGPLDRAVDAEDAENKDFLRLDHVEGYHELSSKTRVYFTTAVATWDADFYVKVDDDVHVNLGMLTSRLAKYRTRPRVYVGCMKSGPVLSQKGVKYHEPEYWKFGDEGNKYFRHATGQIYAVSKDLAAYISINQPILHRFANEDVSLGAWLIGLEVEHVDDRSMCCATPPDCEWKKRAGNVCVASFDWSCSGVCKSVDRMKHIHRACGEGQGAVWSVAT